In one window of Lacticaseibacillus casei DSM 20011 = JCM 1134 = ATCC 393 DNA:
- a CDS encoding ROK family protein, which translates to MSLAVIDIGGTTIKFGGYAAETGLFQQNKVATPKTLAAFYQCLQQQVTALRQTTEVTGVAISSPGVVDQTAGIIRGASAVPYIHHFPIVTELTNRLELPVTIENDANCTALAEVQAGAAVDVRDAIFLVLGTGVGGAVILNGQLHRGRHMMGGEFGYMWHGDDDSVSHLGTLVNTVARYNRRHGTHLDGKTLYEQAHKGGQEAKKAVQRMFHVLATTIFNLQYSFDPDCFVIGGGISQNPHLLADLEAALDAVMAQTELAPVRPVIRIAKFQADPNLYGAAVHFQQSQAGLSRLERK; encoded by the coding sequence ATGAGTTTAGCGGTGATCGATATTGGCGGCACTACGATTAAGTTTGGTGGCTATGCTGCCGAAACCGGCCTTTTTCAGCAAAACAAGGTTGCAACGCCGAAAACGTTGGCAGCCTTTTATCAGTGCCTGCAACAACAGGTGACGGCGTTGCGGCAGACGACCGAGGTGACTGGCGTGGCGATCAGTAGTCCCGGCGTTGTTGATCAAACGGCGGGCATCATTCGGGGTGCCAGTGCGGTGCCTTATATTCATCATTTTCCGATCGTGACCGAGTTAACCAACCGCTTGGAGCTGCCGGTCACAATCGAAAATGATGCGAACTGCACGGCGCTGGCTGAAGTGCAAGCGGGTGCGGCTGTTGATGTGCGCGATGCGATTTTTCTGGTGCTTGGAACCGGCGTTGGCGGGGCGGTGATTCTTAATGGTCAGCTGCATCGGGGCCGCCATATGATGGGTGGCGAATTTGGCTATATGTGGCACGGCGATGACGATTCCGTCAGCCATCTTGGCACGCTGGTTAACACGGTGGCACGTTACAATCGGCGCCACGGTACTCACCTGGATGGCAAAACGCTATATGAGCAGGCACACAAAGGTGGTCAGGAAGCCAAAAAAGCCGTTCAGCGCATGTTCCATGTTCTGGCCACGACCATTTTCAATTTGCAATATAGTTTTGATCCAGACTGTTTCGTCATTGGTGGCGGGATTTCCCAAAATCCACATTTATTGGCCGATTTGGAAGCGGCGCTGGATGCGGTCATGGCGCAAACCGAACTGGCACCGGTGCGGCCGGTTATTCGGATTGCCAAGTTTCAAGCCGATCCCAATCTGTATGGCGCGGCGGTTCATTTTCAACAAAGTCAAGCCGGTTTGAGCCGCTTAGAAAGGAAGTGA
- a CDS encoding glycoside hydrolase family 125 protein has translation MEEKSALAAALTEYAEAHPLPDTATQTMFRTLLPDALVKATRRQPDGTYFVATGDIPAMWLRDATFQVLPYVQLIKDIPDLKPILEGVLRRELAFVRLDPYANALNETASGAHWRADDESDRPMSPQVWERKFEIDTLCAPLLLAVNLYAETGDASIFDIDFWATFTLILTIFEQEQHHERSPYFFRRSDTDENDTLPNNGLGNPIGETGLIWDGFRPSDNRCEYGFHIPANLLAKTVLTHLLPLMPVDERLLAKRTQTLVAAIEQGVMTYAIQMLPSGEQGLAYEVDGLGHVRLMDDANVPSLLSLPFLGAIAADDPLYLATKAFILSPQNPYYSEGKMLTGIGSEHTPPEYVWPIAVAMEGLVATTAADKMAKLLLLVATTGGTGQCHEGVQKDDPLQYTRTWFSWANMTFCQLALDVIQQQEQEGLR, from the coding sequence ATGGAAGAAAAGTCAGCGTTGGCAGCAGCCTTAACGGAATATGCTGAAGCCCATCCACTGCCGGATACAGCGACCCAGACAATGTTTCGGACATTATTACCCGACGCGCTGGTTAAAGCGACCCGCCGTCAGCCTGATGGTACGTATTTTGTCGCGACTGGTGATATTCCGGCAATGTGGTTGCGGGATGCGACGTTTCAGGTGTTGCCATATGTGCAACTCATCAAGGACATTCCTGACTTGAAGCCGATACTTGAAGGGGTGCTGCGTCGTGAACTGGCTTTTGTGCGGCTTGATCCTTACGCGAACGCCCTTAATGAAACGGCTAGTGGCGCGCATTGGCGGGCAGATGACGAAAGCGATCGGCCGATGTCGCCGCAAGTTTGGGAACGAAAATTTGAAATCGATACTCTGTGTGCGCCATTGCTGTTGGCGGTGAATCTTTACGCCGAAACCGGGGATGCCAGCATTTTTGACATCGACTTTTGGGCCACGTTCACGCTGATTCTGACGATTTTTGAACAGGAGCAGCATCATGAGCGGTCGCCATATTTCTTTCGGCGGTCGGACACGGATGAAAACGATACGCTTCCCAACAACGGATTAGGCAATCCAATTGGCGAGACCGGCTTGATCTGGGACGGTTTTCGACCCAGTGATAATCGGTGTGAATATGGTTTTCATATTCCGGCCAACCTGTTAGCCAAAACGGTTTTGACCCACTTATTGCCATTGATGCCGGTTGATGAGCGGTTACTGGCCAAGCGGACACAGACGTTGGTGGCAGCGATTGAGCAAGGCGTCATGACATACGCGATTCAAATGTTGCCGAGTGGGGAACAAGGCTTGGCCTATGAAGTCGATGGCCTTGGGCACGTCCGCCTGATGGATGATGCCAATGTCCCAAGCTTGTTGAGTCTGCCGTTTTTAGGCGCCATCGCCGCGGATGACCCACTTTATCTGGCCACAAAGGCATTTATCCTCAGCCCGCAGAATCCTTATTACTCTGAGGGAAAAATGTTGACCGGTATCGGTAGCGAGCACACGCCGCCAGAATATGTCTGGCCGATTGCGGTGGCAATGGAAGGCTTGGTCGCAACGACCGCCGCGGATAAAATGGCGAAATTGTTGTTGCTGGTGGCGACAACCGGCGGAACCGGTCAATGTCACGAAGGCGTTCAAAAGGATGATCCGCTGCAATATACCCGCACGTGGTTTTCATGGGCGAATATGACCTTTTGCCAGTTGGCACTTGATGTGATTCAGCAACAGGAACAGGAAGGATTGCGATGA
- a CDS encoding glycoside hydrolase family 38 C-terminal domain-containing protein: MQKVHVIAHTHWDFEWYFTRQQARVQFAYHMAEVLQALETNQLDAYLLDGQMAIVDDYLQTNPEQRDQMRKFIQARRLFVGPWYTQIDEMGTSGESIVRNLQLGHKLAADLGGVMKVGYLPDSFGHGQDMPKIYHGFDISSTVFWRGMPHEKNARYFYWTANDGSKVLAANIKNGYYAGVELIENDDVASLLHRIATDTQAHDLVLPVGGDQRAVDFNLKDRLQIANAQQDEFDLVEDNYPDFFKDLATTPDLPTYQGEFVDPSASKIHRGIYSSRADLKALYDRLEHLMVDVVEPLMAVATHQGIEAQSGIVETIWKSIARGQAHDSSGGCNSDETNRDIAQRGTDALQLAESLRDYILRKLASNAPDSLNVFFWNPTIQPVHQTGQITVATREPHFNLKDETGEPVAFEVLKQEQVDNAVLRGDPAQETPDIYYRTTIVVPVVIDALDWVGLTLEPAHQAMPLRTKSTTISNGVYTLTFEGGKLLLTDHRTRQTFVDPLHFEDGGDAGDTYDYSPPDQDWLLDLSLAQAEVTGHQGKLVSDLIFRGSWQLPGKLADRKVQKADVVMPYTLVLQLAADDPVIRFDLTVENTVRDHRLRLVLKTPIKAKDSYADTPFGVAARPVIDPHLKDWQAIGYHEEPTALRPLIHFANSHDQKTSWTFLGLGEKEWQIVGEQFDQLAVTMFRGVGYLGRPDLKRRPGDASGLQTRYVPTPDSQLLGTRHMRGGICLDATFDPVELQRRVQALAIGSLGYQNQTIDRFTTPLQYFPINANQTPLQHHSAIELSGSGLVVSSVSATADGTGYLVRLYNPNDQTDTEATTLHFAQPASVRLLNLNNEVRQTVATDMTVFKLPAFKPGEIRTYGIYPRQSPAVAEKEHA; the protein is encoded by the coding sequence ATGCAAAAAGTTCACGTGATTGCCCATACACATTGGGATTTTGAATGGTACTTCACGCGTCAGCAAGCCCGGGTTCAGTTTGCGTACCATATGGCGGAAGTGTTGCAGGCGCTTGAGACGAATCAACTGGATGCGTATTTACTGGATGGTCAGATGGCAATTGTCGATGATTATTTGCAGACCAATCCCGAACAACGCGATCAGATGCGCAAATTTATTCAGGCGCGGCGGCTGTTCGTCGGGCCGTGGTATACGCAAATTGACGAGATGGGCACCAGTGGCGAATCCATTGTGCGGAACCTGCAACTTGGCCACAAACTGGCTGCTGATTTAGGCGGTGTTATGAAAGTCGGCTATCTGCCAGATTCGTTCGGGCATGGGCAGGACATGCCGAAGATTTATCACGGCTTTGACATCAGCTCGACCGTCTTTTGGCGGGGGATGCCGCATGAGAAGAACGCGCGTTACTTTTACTGGACCGCCAATGACGGCTCCAAAGTGTTGGCCGCAAATATTAAAAATGGTTATTACGCCGGCGTTGAGCTGATTGAAAATGACGATGTGGCGAGTTTACTTCACCGCATTGCCACCGATACGCAGGCGCATGATTTGGTTTTGCCGGTGGGCGGTGATCAGCGCGCGGTTGATTTCAATTTGAAGGATCGGCTGCAAATCGCCAATGCGCAACAAGATGAATTTGACTTGGTGGAAGACAATTATCCGGATTTTTTCAAAGACTTGGCGACAACGCCGGACTTACCAACTTACCAAGGCGAGTTTGTGGATCCGTCTGCCTCGAAAATTCATCGCGGTATTTATTCGTCACGCGCTGACTTGAAGGCACTGTATGATCGGCTCGAACATCTGATGGTCGATGTTGTTGAACCGCTGATGGCCGTGGCGACACACCAGGGCATTGAAGCCCAGTCCGGCATCGTTGAAACCATTTGGAAAAGCATTGCCCGCGGTCAGGCGCATGATTCTTCCGGAGGCTGTAATTCGGATGAGACGAATCGCGACATCGCCCAGCGCGGCACCGATGCCTTACAGTTGGCGGAATCGCTTCGTGACTATATATTACGCAAGTTGGCCAGCAATGCCCCGGATTCGTTGAACGTTTTCTTTTGGAACCCGACGATTCAACCAGTTCACCAAACCGGCCAGATCACGGTGGCAACGCGCGAACCACATTTTAACCTGAAAGATGAAACCGGCGAACCGGTGGCGTTTGAGGTGTTGAAGCAAGAACAAGTCGATAATGCCGTTTTGCGTGGTGATCCCGCTCAAGAGACGCCGGACATCTATTATCGCACGACCATTGTGGTGCCAGTAGTCATTGATGCGCTGGATTGGGTGGGCTTGACGCTTGAGCCGGCGCACCAAGCGATGCCGTTGCGAACCAAAAGCACCACGATTAGCAACGGTGTTTACACGCTGACTTTTGAAGGTGGCAAGCTCTTGTTGACGGATCACCGCACGCGGCAAACCTTTGTCGATCCGCTTCACTTCGAGGATGGCGGCGACGCGGGCGATACGTACGATTACTCGCCGCCTGATCAGGACTGGCTGCTTGACTTGTCGCTTGCGCAGGCCGAGGTGACCGGCCATCAGGGTAAGTTGGTAAGTGACCTGATTTTCCGGGGGAGCTGGCAGTTACCAGGCAAGTTGGCCGATCGCAAGGTGCAAAAGGCTGACGTTGTGATGCCATATACGCTGGTGTTGCAACTGGCCGCTGATGATCCCGTGATCCGATTTGATTTGACGGTCGAGAATACGGTGCGCGATCACCGACTGCGGCTGGTGCTTAAGACGCCAATCAAGGCAAAAGATAGCTATGCCGATACTCCCTTTGGCGTGGCAGCGCGTCCGGTCATCGATCCGCATCTGAAGGACTGGCAAGCCATCGGTTATCACGAGGAGCCCACTGCGCTGCGGCCACTGATTCATTTTGCCAACAGTCACGATCAAAAGACCAGTTGGACATTCCTTGGTTTAGGTGAAAAAGAGTGGCAAATTGTCGGCGAGCAGTTTGATCAGTTAGCAGTGACGATGTTTCGTGGTGTCGGTTACCTCGGTCGGCCAGATTTGAAGCGCCGGCCGGGGGATGCGTCTGGCTTACAGACTCGGTATGTGCCGACTCCTGACAGTCAGCTGTTGGGAACACGGCACATGCGCGGCGGTATTTGTTTGGATGCCACCTTTGATCCGGTTGAATTACAGCGCCGGGTGCAGGCACTGGCGATTGGCAGTCTGGGTTACCAAAACCAGACAATTGATCGCTTTACCACCCCGTTGCAATACTTCCCGATTAACGCAAATCAAACGCCATTGCAACATCACTCTGCGATTGAGCTAAGCGGTTCGGGATTGGTCGTGTCCAGCGTGAGCGCCACTGCGGATGGGACCGGGTATCTCGTCCGGCTGTACAATCCAAACGATCAAACTGACACGGAAGCAACGACGCTTCATTTTGCCCAACCCGCCAGTGTTCGCTTGTTAAATCTCAATAATGAGGTTCGGCAAACAGTCGCAACGGATATGACGGTATTCAAACTGCCTGCCTTTAAGCCGGGTGAGATTCGGACTTATGGCATCTATCCGCGCCAATCGCCAGCAGTGGCAGAAAAGGAGCACGCATAA
- a CDS encoding PTS sugar transporter subunit IIC, with product MKFNVDKLQEPLLKASMWVQNNTILQAVKNAFVRTIPFTVIGSFSNLIKMQLDALIKSQHLNWGWLASLSQLFGYLGVATLGIVGLIVVVSSAYSYAVELKRRDENKGMNVIIATLLAFSAYFVMVPNNVNFADPKAKVIEGFAASLFSYEGMFTGLIVGMLAVALFASFSRSKFTIRMPGSVPQNVFDSFFALIPMTEVLLLFGLARIGLQAMGYTSLIQLISTVIIKPLLTVGTGLPAIIVVILLEQILWFLGLHGFNIVWGIVSAFWLPLFLQNVAKFAETKSFAGISIAPNTMTNVYAMIGGSGATFGLIIAMLIFTKKGEKEREVAKLALVPGCFGINEPVIFGLPIVLNPIMFIPWIFVPLFNAIVAYVVTSIGWVVPLVVLNSGNEPIFVSTWILGGLHMSPVILTAVLVVIDVFLYAPFVIMNQRSERRLATA from the coding sequence ATGAAGTTCAATGTGGATAAGCTTCAGGAGCCGTTGCTGAAGGCATCGATGTGGGTGCAGAACAACACGATTCTCCAAGCTGTTAAGAATGCTTTTGTTCGGACGATTCCATTTACGGTGATTGGATCGTTTTCGAACCTGATCAAGATGCAACTGGATGCGTTGATTAAGTCGCAACATTTAAATTGGGGTTGGTTGGCGAGTCTGAGTCAACTTTTTGGTTATCTCGGCGTCGCCACGCTTGGCATTGTTGGCTTGATTGTGGTGGTTTCAAGCGCCTATTCCTACGCGGTTGAGTTAAAGCGGCGTGATGAGAACAAAGGTATGAATGTCATTATTGCCACCTTGTTGGCCTTTTCCGCCTATTTTGTCATGGTGCCGAACAATGTTAACTTTGCCGACCCTAAGGCAAAAGTGATTGAAGGGTTTGCGGCGTCGCTGTTCAGTTATGAAGGGATGTTTACCGGCTTGATTGTCGGGATGTTAGCCGTTGCGCTGTTTGCTTCCTTCAGCCGGTCCAAGTTCACCATTAGGATGCCAGGGAGTGTCCCACAAAATGTATTTGACTCGTTTTTTGCCTTAATTCCGATGACCGAAGTGTTGCTGTTGTTCGGACTGGCGCGGATCGGTCTTCAGGCCATGGGCTACACCAGTTTAATTCAGCTGATTTCAACGGTCATCATTAAGCCGTTACTGACTGTCGGTACCGGATTACCAGCTATTATTGTTGTCATTTTATTAGAACAGATTCTGTGGTTCCTTGGGTTGCACGGTTTCAACATTGTTTGGGGGATCGTTTCCGCGTTCTGGCTGCCGTTATTCCTGCAGAATGTGGCTAAGTTTGCGGAAACCAAAAGTTTTGCCGGCATCTCGATTGCACCTAACACGATGACCAACGTTTACGCGATGATCGGCGGTTCAGGGGCAACATTTGGCCTCATCATCGCCATGCTGATTTTTACCAAAAAAGGTGAGAAAGAACGGGAAGTGGCTAAATTGGCCTTAGTGCCGGGGTGCTTTGGCATCAACGAACCGGTTATCTTTGGCTTGCCGATTGTCTTGAATCCGATCATGTTCATTCCGTGGATTTTCGTACCGCTGTTTAACGCGATTGTGGCGTATGTGGTGACTTCGATTGGCTGGGTGGTACCGCTTGTCGTCTTAAATTCGGGCAATGAGCCGATTTTTGTCAGCACCTGGATCCTTGGTGGGTTGCATATGAGTCCGGTGATTTTGACGGCCGTCTTGGTTGTCATCGATGTTTTCCTCTACGCACCGTTTGTCATTATGAATCAACGCAGTGAACGGCGACTGGCCACGGCATAG
- a CDS encoding GntR family transcriptional regulator has translation MYLYSEIYSDIKKDILTNHYRAGKPLPTQKKLAETYHTSRLTIKKALKLLQDEGLIYSQQGSGSFVRARATEDDKELLPLDAPIGATYSHRDQNISSKLLYFDARLPNETEQKNLAIKSNEPVYDIKRVRLINDRYYSLEHTIMPTSIAPLDKDILKGSIYDYVGNRGIQLTDARRILYATGADAETADALDIKKGSPVLVIEQTAYDQKGHAFEYSVSRFIHDHSRFVLNIHRKLPDFLG, from the coding sequence TTGTATCTTTATTCGGAAATTTATTCAGACATTAAAAAAGACATTTTAACGAACCACTATCGCGCCGGTAAGCCGCTGCCCACACAAAAAAAGCTGGCGGAAACTTACCACACCAGCCGTTTAACCATTAAAAAAGCGCTAAAACTCTTACAAGATGAAGGCCTGATTTACAGTCAGCAAGGATCAGGTAGTTTTGTGCGCGCCCGAGCAACTGAAGACGACAAGGAACTGCTACCGCTCGATGCGCCAATTGGAGCGACCTATTCCCACCGCGATCAAAACATCTCCAGCAAACTGCTGTATTTTGATGCGCGCTTGCCCAATGAAACCGAGCAAAAAAATCTTGCCATTAAAAGTAATGAACCCGTCTATGACATCAAACGGGTTCGCCTCATCAATGACCGCTATTACAGCCTTGAACACACGATCATGCCCACTAGCATCGCGCCGTTAGACAAGGACATTCTAAAGGGTTCCATTTACGATTACGTCGGCAACCGTGGCATTCAGCTAACCGACGCCCGCCGCATTTTATACGCAACCGGAGCCGACGCCGAAACCGCCGACGCCCTTGATATCAAAAAAGGCAGCCCGGTACTCGTCATTGAACAAACAGCATACGACCAAAAAGGCCACGCATTCGAATACTCGGTTTCGCGGTTCATTCATGATCACTCCCGGTTTGTTTTGAATATTCATCGAAAATTGCCGGATTTTTTGGGGTGA
- a CDS encoding class II aldolase/adducin family protein, with amino-acid sequence MTEQYVFEEERKDLAAVAREMFVRKNTNVAGGNISVRITADKDFDYGSIHIKAGKDYLIMTPTMMSEAWYAKLQPTQILVVDLETGQQIDGVGRLTREINMHEEAYRANDKIRCVYHSHAEESMFWATAGLDMPNVTEVTGEVGPIRVLPYAPACSKELADTVYNGLKEVGDVAKEHIFLLNSHGVLITSEDLHHATEILETVEWNAKIAYQQTVFMKLGLLDSYQSCGKPTDGMLKQPLKA; translated from the coding sequence ATGACGGAACAATATGTTTTTGAAGAAGAACGGAAGGATTTAGCAGCAGTTGCGCGGGAGATGTTTGTCCGCAAGAACACCAATGTAGCTGGCGGTAATATTAGTGTCCGGATTACCGCTGACAAGGATTTTGACTATGGTTCAATTCATATTAAAGCAGGCAAAGATTATCTGATCATGACGCCAACAATGATGTCAGAAGCTTGGTACGCAAAGCTTCAACCGACTCAGATTTTGGTGGTAGATCTTGAAACCGGCCAGCAAATTGATGGCGTTGGTCGCTTAACCCGCGAAATCAATATGCATGAAGAAGCTTATCGGGCTAATGACAAAATCCGCTGCGTGTATCATTCACACGCCGAAGAGTCGATGTTCTGGGCAACGGCTGGATTGGACATGCCGAACGTTACCGAGGTCACCGGAGAAGTCGGGCCGATCCGCGTGCTGCCATACGCGCCGGCCTGCTCCAAGGAACTTGCCGATACCGTCTACAATGGACTCAAAGAGGTTGGGGACGTGGCAAAAGAGCATATTTTCTTGCTAAATAGTCATGGCGTCCTGATTACCTCTGAAGACTTGCACCACGCCACCGAAATCTTGGAGACCGTTGAATGGAACGCGAAGATTGCGTATCAACAAACCGTTTTCATGAAGTTGGGCTTGCTGGACAGCTACCAATCATGCGGCAAGCCAACTGATGGGATGTTGAAGCAGCCGTTAAAGGCTTAG
- a CDS encoding PTS galactitol transporter subunit IIC, with translation MTILKDVVNYILNLGGPVFVPLIMLILGLVAGLKFKKSIVAALTLGVAFSGMTLVVNYMMDAISPAAKSMSKLFHLSLNAIDAGWTGVAAITWSYKSAFLFFPLLLAINFVMLTFNWTKTLNVDMWNVWNKIFTYVVVLYFTHNAFFGFLVAGIQIVFELKAGDMWHRHIEDLTGMPGVTVPHFITLFAVILQPLNKLLDFIPIMNKPFDADALQKRIGVWGDNTVMGALIGVLLGFGAGYSISGSLNLAVKAATAMTLFPMISKLFMTALQPIADAMSGFMQKHFKGREVYIGLDWPILAGRNELWVTVIILVPIMLIFAMILPHNTVLPFAGIINLSFVNAALLLTGANLLRMITLGIITTPIFLYGATYFAPVITNLAKTTGTVKVQAGQQLSWSTFEGPDFRLFFAQAFNGKWWAIALAILWTLGFIWLYRDQNKIKLPSQRYGTLAPATAAAAPAASDTNDTADDVDLNDLSGLDFSDAKASNESKKTSSSQNNEVDDVDLNDLSGLDFSQTSHEKNKDDKHE, from the coding sequence GTGACGATTCTAAAAGACGTCGTTAATTATATCCTGAATCTCGGGGGACCGGTGTTTGTTCCCTTAATCATGCTGATTCTGGGATTGGTTGCTGGGTTGAAGTTCAAAAAATCGATTGTGGCTGCGTTGACATTAGGGGTTGCCTTTTCCGGGATGACCTTGGTTGTGAACTACATGATGGATGCCATTTCACCAGCCGCCAAATCCATGTCTAAGCTATTCCACCTGAGTCTTAATGCGATTGATGCAGGGTGGACAGGCGTAGCGGCAATCACATGGTCGTATAAATCAGCTTTTCTGTTTTTCCCGTTATTATTAGCCATTAATTTTGTCATGTTGACCTTTAACTGGACCAAAACGTTAAACGTTGATATGTGGAATGTCTGGAACAAAATTTTCACTTACGTTGTTGTATTGTACTTTACGCATAATGCCTTCTTTGGTTTCTTGGTTGCCGGGATTCAGATCGTATTTGAATTGAAAGCCGGCGACATGTGGCATCGGCATATCGAGGATCTGACAGGGATGCCGGGAGTCACGGTGCCACATTTCATCACGCTGTTTGCGGTGATCTTACAGCCGCTGAATAAATTGCTTGATTTTATTCCGATCATGAACAAGCCGTTTGATGCTGATGCTTTGCAGAAGAGAATCGGCGTCTGGGGTGACAACACCGTGATGGGTGCATTGATCGGGGTGCTGCTTGGCTTTGGTGCAGGGTATTCCATTTCCGGCTCACTCAACTTAGCGGTTAAAGCGGCGACAGCCATGACGCTGTTTCCAATGATTTCCAAACTTTTCATGACGGCGTTGCAACCCATTGCCGATGCGATGAGCGGCTTTATGCAAAAACACTTTAAAGGCCGTGAAGTTTATATCGGGCTTGATTGGCCGATTCTTGCCGGGCGTAATGAGTTATGGGTTACCGTGATTATCTTGGTACCGATTATGTTGATTTTCGCCATGATCTTACCGCATAACACAGTGTTACCATTTGCCGGCATCATCAATCTATCCTTTGTCAATGCGGCGCTGTTACTGACAGGGGCGAATCTGTTACGCATGATTACGCTGGGCATCATTACAACACCGATTTTCCTGTATGGCGCCACCTATTTTGCCCCGGTCATCACTAATCTGGCGAAGACAACCGGAACGGTCAAGGTTCAAGCTGGACAGCAGTTGTCATGGTCGACTTTTGAAGGACCTGATTTCCGGCTCTTCTTTGCCCAAGCCTTTAATGGCAAATGGTGGGCGATCGCATTGGCAATTCTGTGGACGCTCGGTTTCATCTGGTTGTACCGCGATCAAAATAAAATCAAATTGCCTAGTCAACGTTATGGCACCTTGGCCCCTGCTACTGCAGCGGCCGCGCCAGCCGCGTCAGATACGAATGACACTGCCGATGACGTTGATTTGAATGACTTGAGCGGCTTGGACTTCAGCGATGCCAAAGCTTCTAACGAAAGCAAGAAAACGTCATCGTCGCAAAATAATGAAGTAGACGATGTTGATTTAAATGATCTTAGCGGTTTGGATTTCAGTCAAACCAGTCACGAGAAGAATAAGGATGATAAGCATGAGTAA
- a CDS encoding PTS sugar transporter subunit IIB — protein MAKIVVACGSGVASSEATASRIKDFFESHNVKGVSVDATDFKQLPEVLHNYDVYVWIAKPNQQLEDLAKENHIAVVNGMPIFMNMNPEKSYKQIIQALKNMQNAGK, from the coding sequence ATGGCAAAGATTGTTGTTGCATGTGGATCAGGCGTTGCATCAAGTGAGGCTACGGCCAGTCGAATCAAGGATTTCTTTGAATCGCATAATGTCAAAGGTGTGTCGGTGGATGCAACCGATTTTAAGCAGTTACCTGAAGTATTGCACAACTATGACGTTTACGTTTGGATCGCCAAGCCGAATCAGCAATTAGAGGACTTAGCTAAAGAAAACCATATTGCGGTGGTTAATGGCATGCCGATCTTTATGAATATGAATCCGGAAAAGTCGTACAAACAAATCATTCAGGCTTTGAAGAATATGCAGAATGCCGGCAAGTGA
- a CDS encoding IS30 family transposase, with product MQKQDSTHRQKGQHLTSLERGKVAGFRQAGKSNRWIAAEIGVCPQTINNEIKRGTVDQVKKSNGKRVYHRQYLPEAAQVRYETARLSCHRPDKFASVQVFLAWYVQRAKQDKWSPDASIGYAKRHKLFTPEELVCASTLYQYIDDQRLEIRNIDLLEKTKRKTSHQHHTKAKRLAGRSIEERPKVVERRRQFGHWEMDTIVGKRNGKESVILTLIERKTRCQLLRLIEGRDADSVSYALRGIKREWGACIKTITADNGPEFTALNTAFAGTETEIFYAHPYTSCDRGTNEAHNRMIRQDFPKGMSLDDISPSQVQATQDRLNQLPRKQQGYCTPQQNFEAEARRVRRMAQ from the coding sequence ATGCAGAAACAGGATAGCACACACCGCCAAAAAGGTCAGCACTTAACATCACTCGAGCGCGGAAAAGTGGCCGGATTCCGCCAAGCTGGGAAGTCCAATCGTTGGATTGCTGCTGAAATTGGCGTCTGCCCGCAGACCATTAATAATGAAATCAAGCGAGGTACAGTAGATCAGGTCAAGAAGAGTAATGGCAAGCGCGTCTACCATCGACAATACCTGCCAGAGGCTGCTCAGGTACGTTACGAGACTGCACGCTTGAGCTGTCATCGTCCTGACAAGTTCGCCAGCGTACAGGTCTTCTTAGCCTGGTACGTACAGCGAGCTAAGCAGGACAAATGGTCGCCGGATGCTTCAATCGGCTATGCCAAGCGACACAAGCTGTTTACTCCTGAAGAGCTTGTTTGTGCCTCGACTTTGTACCAGTACATTGACGACCAACGCCTAGAGATTCGAAATATCGACCTGTTGGAGAAGACTAAGCGGAAGACCTCTCACCAGCACCACACCAAGGCTAAGCGCCTGGCTGGCCGCAGTATCGAGGAACGGCCTAAGGTCGTTGAACGACGCAGGCAGTTCGGTCACTGGGAGATGGATACCATTGTCGGTAAACGCAATGGCAAGGAGAGCGTCATCTTGACTCTGATTGAGCGCAAGACCCGTTGCCAACTTCTCCGCTTGATCGAAGGACGAGATGCAGACTCTGTGAGCTATGCATTGCGTGGAATCAAGCGCGAATGGGGAGCTTGCATCAAGACCATCACAGCCGACAACGGACCCGAGTTCACCGCCTTAAATACTGCTTTTGCTGGGACGGAAACTGAGATCTTCTACGCCCATCCTTACACGTCCTGCGACCGTGGCACCAACGAGGCACATAACCGGATGATCCGCCAGGACTTCCCTAAGGGCATGTCCCTAGATGACATTAGCCCTAGTCAAGTGCAGGCCACGCAAGACCGCTTGAATCAGTTGCCTCGCAAACAACAGGGCTACTGCACACCCCAGCAAAACTTTGAGGCCGAAGCTCGGCGCGTTCGCCGCATGGCCCAGTAG